The Pyrus communis chromosome 2, drPyrComm1.1, whole genome shotgun sequence genome includes a window with the following:
- the LOC137725905 gene encoding uncharacterized protein — MPKKMGLNSKAEAAKARKSSTEAERKEREVREKEEQYWREAEGSKSRAAKKREEEAEKRAEAAARKAEARRLAELEEKELEKAGKKPDKKAGRVTIPVPKVTEAELARRKEEEQAALEKKSDEVKKKQSRTAEEEEYERMVVVENRNRDDSIIEARTVEEAVAKMSVAESLPVDRHPERRLKASFKAFEEAELPRLKEEKPGLTHNQYKDMIWKLWKKSPDNPLNQLAE, encoded by the exons ATGCCGAAAAAGATGGGTTTGAATAGCAAGGCGGAGGCCGCCAAGGCTCGGAAGAGCTCCACCGAAGCAGAGCGCAAGGAGCGCGAGGTTCGCGAGAAGGAGGAGCAGTACTGGCGCGAGGCCGAGGGCAGCAAGTCCCGCGCGGCAAAGAAGCGCGAGGAAGAAGCCGAGAAACGAGCGGAGGCCGCCGCGCGGAAAGCCGAGGCGCGCCGATTGGCGGAGCTGGAGGAGAAGGAACTCGAGAAGGCGGGGAAGAAGCCCGATAAGAAGGCCGGGCGAGTCACGATCCCGGTTCCAAAGGTGACCGAGGCCGAGCTGGCACGGCGGAAAGAGGAGGAGCAGGCGGCGTTGGAGAAGAAATCGGATGAGGTGAAGAAGAAGCAGAGCCGTACGGCAGAGGAGGAGGAGTATGAGAGGATGGTGGTTGTGGAGAATAGGAATCGGGATGATTCGATTATTGAGGCAAGGACGGTGGAGGAGGCGGTTGCGAAGATGTCGGTGGCGGAGAGCTTGCCGGTGGATCGCCACCCGGAAAGGAGGCTCAAGGCTTCGTTTAAG GCTTTTGAAGAAGCTGAGCTCCCCAGGCTGAAGGAAGAGAAACCAGGTCTTACTCACAATCAATACAAGGATATGATATGGAAGCTATGGAAGAAATCTCCGGATAATCCTCTAAATCAG CTTGCTGAGTGA